The Haloarcula sp. H-GB4 genome segment GCACCGTTCCGTTCGGGGCGACGTACAACGGCTGCCGGCGTTCCGATACCATGGCTTTCGTCGACGGTGTGACCCCGGCGATTGCGACACCCACGTCTTTGAGATATGTGCCGTTAGTCCGAGTTGCTCCAGTCGGATGGATCGCTCGCGACGCATTCGTTGCGGGCATCTCGGCAATATCGCGCCGATTCCATGTTTCAGCCGCTTCAGGCGGCGCATCAAGTGGCACGTCACTCGTGTGTCTGAGCGTCTCCGATGCTGATGCATTGGCAGTAGCAACGGTCTGTCGCTCTTCGTCACCGCTCCACAGATCATGGAATTCCGATTCATTCACACCATGGTCGGCCGTTTCCGGTGGATGTCCCGCAACCGGTAGTGCCGTGCCGATGATGGCCCAGAGGCAGGCGATTCTGAACAGCGTGTTTCGAGCCATCTGCTCAGAAACTGCAACTGGTCCCACCTGAGACAACTGACGACAGAAGGAACTGGACGATCGTCGTCGCAAGCGGTGCAACGATGACGCCCCACACCAACCCCTGTGTTCGGATCTGTTTGAGTTCCATCTTCGTGTCTGCTTGTCGCACCATTGGTGTTGCAACCGCCGCACCAAGGGCGAGCGTCCCACCGACCAGCGGTCCGCCGAACTGGATCAGCGTGAAGATGTTCTTGATCGTCACTGCCATATCTGTCTGACAGAATTCCTCGCCGATACTCTCTGCAGCAGCTGGCTCAACACATAGCAACCCCAGTGCTATCACTCCAACCAAGACCTGCCGACCGTACTGTTTCAGCAGTGCGATACGATTCTGTTCCGATGCCGAACTATCGGCACTAGATGTGACCCCCATCATTCCTATCTCACTGCCACTGTGTTAGTGAACTCCCCCCGGAACCCACTGTTTTCAGTGGCTAATCCAATATAGCAAACACTTCGATTTAAATTTAACTATTTTTGGTGGAGTATTAATTTTCCGACGAGGTTACGAAAAGTCTCGCCGACCTCGTTGATAGCAGTCCCAACAGGGAAATTCCGGAAGACAGTCCTCGCACTCGTCAGCGTTGGAGTCGTCAGTAAGGCGGTTTGTGCCATCTGTGGGAGCCCCCTCCCCAGTGTCCGAATCCAATGAGGATCCACCGTCGCCTCTGAGACGGGCCCGAACCTGAGAGCTGCGGCGTGTTTGGTTCCCTTTTGGCCGTCGGATAGCGATTGCGACTCGGTGTTTGCACGCGCCGTCAAATCGTTCGTCGGCTGGACAGGTACACGCTTGGGGAACTGACCCATCCATCCTGACGAAATACTCGTGATCGGCCGGGTTCGCATGACTTTCGTTGCGAATCTGGAACCCGCTTCCGACTGGCCTGATGTCGAACCGTTCGTACTGTGCGCGCTTTGCGACTCGCGTCGAAAACGTGAGTACTTGGAGTGGGTGCATAATCGCTCTCGCGGCGCACTGCAATGCGCCCGCACCCCTCCGGGCGCACAAAAACACTGCAGAGAGGCATTACTGTCTTGCCTGTGTGGTAAGCTGGGGTCTACCCCAACGAGACTATTTTACTCACCGACATCCCCCGCCACACGAAGGTACATTTGCTCGTCGACGATGCAGGACAATTAGATGGTGTGTGGCGACGCAACACGTTCGCGTCTCTCTTCGCATCGCCGATCATCACAGCACGTCGACTGAGACCGTGGTCCTGATCGGGACCCGCACTGAACCCTAGACTGGGTCACGGTGGGCTGGACGGAATCACTCCATGAAGTCCCTGACAATATCCATCGAGGGGATGGCCTGTTGGGCGCCCTCTTCGGTGGTCGCCAGCGAGGCAGCAGTGATAGCAACGGTGACAGCGCCGACTAGCGGTTCGCCGGCCGCAAGCCGAGCAGCGAGGTAGCCATTGAACACGTCGCCGGCACCGGTCGTGTCGACGGGACTGACGTCTGGTGGGGTAACGCTGACCGACTCCCGGCCGGGTT includes the following:
- a CDS encoding SWIM zinc finger family protein, whose protein sequence is MHPLQVLTFSTRVAKRAQYERFDIRPVGSGFQIRNESHANPADHEYFVRMDGSVPQACTCPADERFDGACKHRVAIAIRRPKGNQTRRSSQVRARLRGDGGSSLDSDTGEGAPTDGTNRLTDDSNADECEDCLPEFPCWDCYQRGRRDFS